Proteins encoded within one genomic window of Thermodesulfobacteriota bacterium:
- a CDS encoding CsgG/HfaB family protein produces MHKKHQRTGLFLLSVFLWVAAAGCAQKYTTTFTPPERQAPETLDMDYSGPRANIAVGDFTVKASGATNYIGDGLREMLESALFESLRFNVLDRLDPQGLKAEQQLSYSKMAKSDSPKLGAQMEVAELMFYGTVTEFEAESKGVGVTALAPRVPASASAGAKNAHMAIDIRVVDVASGRLVAAKRVAGSAASYKATAGALLGGGETAMPVSLGAYSNTAMELAIRDCIYRSVIYVCNSLPREYFQY; encoded by the coding sequence ATGCACAAGAAACACCAGAGAACCGGCCTGTTTTTGTTGTCTGTTTTCCTGTGGGTCGCGGCAGCCGGATGCGCCCAGAAGTACACCACGACCTTTACCCCGCCCGAACGGCAGGCCCCTGAAACCCTGGACATGGACTATTCGGGTCCCAGGGCCAATATCGCGGTGGGCGACTTCACGGTCAAGGCCAGCGGCGCCACGAATTATATCGGCGACGGCCTCAGGGAAATGCTGGAAAGCGCCCTGTTTGAATCCCTGCGGTTCAACGTGCTTGACCGCCTGGATCCCCAGGGGCTGAAGGCCGAGCAGCAGCTCAGCTATTCCAAGATGGCCAAAAGCGACAGCCCTAAACTGGGGGCCCAGATGGAAGTGGCGGAACTCATGTTCTACGGCACCGTCACGGAATTTGAAGCCGAATCCAAAGGTGTCGGCGTGACTGCCCTCGCGCCCCGTGTCCCCGCCTCGGCTTCGGCTGGAGCCAAAAACGCCCACATGGCCATTGATATCCGGGTGGTGGACGTGGCTTCCGGCCGCCTGGTGGCCGCCAAAAGAGTGGCGGGGTCGGCCGCTTCCTATAAGGCCACGGCCGGCGCACTGCTGGGCGGAGGCGAAACGGCCATGCCGGTGAGCCTCGGCGCCTATAGCAACACCGCCATGGAACTGGCCATCCGCGACTGCATTTACCGGTCCGTTATCTATGTCTGCAACTCGCTGCCCAGGGAATATTTTCAGTATTAA
- a CDS encoding magnesium transporter CorA family protein → MMNSFVVEETGIVPSGQGHGQVLVFVAPDEREKTLIRSQFHLDEYDLSSTLDSDEVPRAETSSERTLIIWKIPRSARVSEAIELGVFPVSLLLAGDRMAFVMSEGQTVFSAREFRNCRDVKDVLLGFLLHTIRHYVGHLRVIKQMSSELERKITVSMENKHLLQMFALGESLVYYVDAIEGNGAVLSKLLAMAGAIGLDNRQRQLLDDIILENNQAARQANIYSSILSGLMDARGTIVNNNMNVLLKNLTLINIVFLPLNLIASIGGMSEWSMMTRRLPWEISYGLFCLGMAFFGWLTWILVTRLIDRRGERRRRKEGGGGPL, encoded by the coding sequence ATGATGAATTCGTTTGTCGTCGAAGAGACGGGGATTGTCCCGTCAGGCCAGGGACACGGTCAGGTTCTCGTTTTTGTCGCTCCTGATGAAAGAGAAAAAACGCTCATCCGGAGTCAGTTCCATCTGGACGAGTATGACCTGTCCTCCACCCTTGATTCTGATGAGGTGCCGCGCGCGGAGACCTCTTCCGAACGAACGCTTATTATCTGGAAAATTCCCCGAAGCGCCCGGGTATCCGAGGCCATTGAACTGGGGGTTTTCCCGGTCAGCCTGCTTCTGGCCGGCGACCGGATGGCATTTGTGATGAGCGAAGGGCAGACCGTCTTTTCAGCCCGGGAGTTCCGTAACTGCCGGGACGTCAAGGACGTATTGCTTGGTTTCCTGCTTCATACTATCCGTCACTACGTCGGTCATCTCCGGGTGATCAAGCAGATGAGCAGCGAACTGGAGAGAAAGATCACCGTGTCCATGGAAAACAAACACCTGCTGCAGATGTTCGCTCTGGGAGAAAGTCTGGTATATTACGTTGACGCCATTGAAGGCAACGGCGCCGTGCTTTCCAAGCTGCTAGCCATGGCCGGCGCCATCGGTCTGGATAACCGGCAGCGCCAGCTGCTGGACGATATTATCCTTGAAAATAACCAGGCGGCCCGTCAGGCCAATATATACAGCTCTATTCTCAGCGGTCTCATGGATGCCCGGGGCACCATCGTCAACAATAACATGAACGTCCTCCTGAAAAACCTGACATTGATCAATATCGTTTTTCTCCCGTTGAACCTGATTGCCAGTATCGGCGGCATGTCCGAGTGGAGCATGATGACCAGGCGGCTGCCCTGGGAGATATCCTACGGCCTTTTCTGCCTGGGCATGGCTTTTTTCGGATGGCTGACGTGGATACTGGTGACGCGGCTTATTGACAGGCGGGGCGAGCGAAGGCGCCGGAAAGAAGGGGGGGGCGGTCCCCTGTAG
- a CDS encoding radical SAM protein, whose amino-acid sequence MNNRPSPLVIPIFIPHAGCPHRCVFCDQTAITGIETTPAVADIRPVLRRFLAYNRRKRSPVQAAFFGGNFLGLAPDRIIDLLKETDDCVREGLIDQVRFSTRPDTITEQTLDLISGFSVRAIELGIQSMDDGVLSLSRRGHTAMQNRKALQQLKERGYETGAQIMTGLPGDSGHPSVQTAEILAALAPDFVRIYPAVILAGSTLARWHQDGRYTPPSLDDAVRLVATLHEIFTAHDIPVIRMGLQPTEDLEYGGAVQGGPYHPAFGHLVQSEIFLRKEIRAVSDLSGHTAEITLIVNPRDVSAARGQKNSNIRRLEKTCGVRAIRVIEDESLNPGQLICR is encoded by the coding sequence ATGAATAACCGTCCCAGTCCCCTGGTGATCCCGATTTTCATTCCTCACGCCGGCTGCCCTCACCGCTGTGTGTTCTGCGACCAGACCGCCATCACCGGCATTGAAACGACGCCTGCCGTTGCCGATATCCGTCCTGTTCTGCGCCGGTTTCTGGCCTATAACCGCCGGAAAAGGTCACCGGTGCAGGCGGCTTTTTTCGGCGGCAACTTCCTCGGCCTGGCCCCGGACCGCATCATCGACCTGCTGAAGGAAACCGACGACTGCGTGAGGGAAGGGTTGATCGACCAGGTCCGGTTCTCCACCCGCCCGGACACGATCACGGAACAAACCCTGGATCTCATCTCCGGTTTTTCCGTAAGGGCTATCGAGCTGGGGATTCAATCGATGGATGACGGGGTGCTGTCCCTTTCCCGACGGGGGCACACGGCCATGCAGAACCGGAAAGCGCTGCAGCAGTTAAAGGAGCGGGGCTACGAAACCGGCGCCCAGATCATGACCGGTCTGCCCGGAGATTCCGGCCATCCATCCGTTCAGACCGCCGAAATCCTGGCGGCCCTGGCACCGGATTTTGTCCGGATTTATCCCGCCGTCATCCTTGCCGGAAGCACGCTGGCCCGTTGGCATCAGGACGGCCGCTATACCCCGCCTTCCCTGGACGATGCCGTCCGCCTGGTGGCCACGCTCCACGAAATTTTCACAGCCCACGACATTCCCGTAATCCGCATGGGGCTGCAACCCACCGAAGATCTGGAGTACGGCGGCGCGGTTCAGGGAGGGCCCTATCATCCCGCCTTCGGGCATCTGGTCCAATCGGAAATTTTTCTGCGAAAAGAAATCCGGGCTGTCAGCGATCTCTCCGGCCATACCGCTGAAATCACCTTGATTGTCAATCCCCGTGATGTTTCCGCGGCCAGAGGCCAGAAAAACAGCAACATCAGGCGCCTGGAAAAAACATGCGGGGTAAGGGCAATCCGCGTGATCGAAGACGAATCGCTTAATCCGGGACAATTGATCTGCCGGTAG
- the rnc gene encoding ribonuclease III, whose translation MDISELENKIGYRFLSPRLCQQAMRHRSYINEQTESGLEDNERLEFLGDAVLSLCVSHLLMSSYPELQEGALSKIRASLVNDQSLAVRARSLFLGSFILLGRGEEMTQGRDKDSILAGAFEALMGAIYLDGGLDAALALATRCFSGDIRKLNLSDIIQDHKSSLQEYTQAVYKTSPVYEIIGSYGPDHEKKFRYSVTAGDIVAEGTGSSKQAAQQMAAQEALKRIQSSTENE comes from the coding sequence ATGGACATCAGTGAACTGGAAAACAAAATCGGTTACAGGTTTTTGTCTCCCCGCCTTTGCCAACAGGCCATGCGCCACCGTTCCTATATCAACGAACAGACGGAAAGCGGCCTTGAAGACAATGAACGGCTCGAGTTCCTTGGAGATGCCGTTCTTTCTCTGTGCGTCAGCCACCTGCTGATGTCTTCCTACCCCGAGCTCCAGGAAGGGGCCCTGTCCAAGATCCGCGCCAGCCTGGTCAATGACCAGAGTCTGGCGGTCCGGGCCCGCTCTCTGTTTCTGGGATCATTTATTCTACTGGGCCGGGGAGAAGAAATGACCCAGGGCCGCGACAAGGACTCCATCCTGGCCGGCGCCTTCGAAGCCCTGATGGGAGCGATTTATCTGGACGGGGGACTGGACGCGGCCCTGGCGCTGGCAACCCGTTGTTTCAGCGGCGATATCCGCAAGTTGAACCTGTCCGACATCATCCAGGACCACAAAAGCAGCCTGCAGGAATATACCCAGGCGGTATACAAGACATCGCCTGTTTATGAAATTATCGGGTCCTACGGTCCGGACCACGAAAAAAAATTCCGTTACAGCGTTACCGCGGGCGATATTGTCGCCGAAGGAACCGGCAGCAGCAAACAGGCGGCCCAGCAGATGGCCGCCCAGGAAGCCCTGAAACGAATCCAGTCATCGACCGAAAATGAATAA
- a CDS encoding PHP domain-containing protein: MACKDHRFIDLHIHSTASDGSFQPFEIILLSIKSGLSAIALTDHDTTDGCKQILAQPPPLPLDFLTGVEISAAAPAGLTRAGSIHMLGYDLDVHDPSLNQALADLRKARNDRSPKMIQRLKEIGFDLSINDVAPFARGNQVGRPHIAQAMLHKKLVASIDEAFDRYLGKNGTAYVDKQRIPCQRAIELIVGAGGIPVLAHPGLIESAEENEIRSLVGMLKDTGLRGIEVYYPGHSADQTDRFLKLARDFHLVVTGGSDFHGDLNPKIKLGRGTGDLFVGYPVYDALIASNRNREAAPV; encoded by the coding sequence TTGGCCTGTAAAGACCATCGGTTCATTGATCTTCATATCCATTCCACCGCATCGGACGGATCATTTCAACCTTTTGAAATAATTTTACTTTCTATCAAGTCCGGGCTTTCGGCGATTGCCCTTACCGATCATGACACCACCGACGGCTGCAAGCAGATTCTGGCCCAGCCGCCCCCTCTGCCGCTGGATTTTCTGACAGGCGTCGAAATCAGTGCCGCCGCTCCCGCGGGCCTCACCCGGGCCGGGAGCATCCATATGCTGGGATATGACCTCGATGTGCATGATCCCAGCCTCAATCAGGCCCTGGCGGATTTGAGGAAGGCCAGAAACGACCGTTCCCCGAAAATGATACAGCGCCTCAAGGAAATCGGTTTTGACCTGTCTATTAACGACGTCGCGCCCTTTGCCCGGGGAAACCAGGTGGGCAGGCCGCATATCGCCCAGGCCATGCTGCACAAAAAGTTAGTGGCTTCCATCGATGAGGCGTTTGACCGGTATCTGGGGAAAAATGGAACGGCTTATGTAGACAAGCAGCGTATCCCCTGTCAACGGGCCATCGAACTGATTGTCGGTGCCGGCGGCATCCCCGTGCTGGCCCACCCCGGGCTTATCGAATCGGCGGAGGAAAACGAGATCAGATCGCTGGTGGGTATGCTGAAAGACACCGGCCTGCGGGGAATTGAAGTCTATTATCCGGGGCACTCCGCCGACCAGACGGACCGTTTTTTAAAGCTGGCCCGGGACTTTCACCTGGTCGTTACCGGCGGCAGCGATTTTCATGGCGATCTCAATCCAAAGATCAAACTGGGAAGAGGAACCGGTGATTTATTTGTCGGCTATCCGGTCTATGATGCACTGATCGCCTCCAATAGAAACAGGGAGGCAGCTCCCGTCTGA
- the dksA gene encoding RNA polymerase-binding protein DksA, translating to MKKKDIEYFKALLTERLSELLNQADDTVAGMTVEDESFPDPTDRASHESDRNFMLRIRDREHKLIKKIRAALDRIEDGTFGQCEMCEEDISIERLKARPVTTRCIKCKTKEEEMEKILGL from the coding sequence ATGAAGAAAAAAGATATCGAATATTTCAAGGCACTTCTCACTGAACGTCTGAGCGAACTGCTAAACCAGGCCGACGACACGGTGGCCGGCATGACCGTTGAAGATGAATCCTTTCCCGATCCTACGGACCGGGCCTCTCATGAATCCGACCGGAACTTCATGCTGCGTATCCGGGACCGGGAGCACAAGCTGATTAAAAAAATCAGGGCCGCTCTGGATCGAATCGAGGATGGCACCTTCGGCCAGTGTGAAATGTGCGAAGAAGACATTTCCATCGAACGGCTTAAGGCCCGTCCGGTCACCACGCGCTGCATCAAGTGCAAAACCAAAGAGGAGGAGATGGAGAAAATCCTTGGCCTGTAA
- a CDS encoding YkgJ family cysteine cluster protein, protein MSRKHGQPFQPANCRRCGLCCRKGGPCLHFEDRELVERGAILLSDLFTIRRGEPARDNIGDRVVCVKEDIIKIRSRPFTTTCLFFREKDHACAVYSSRPLECRKLQCWDTKAIADVYDTGRLQRQDLLEEKPELLAATAAHQEICDYGRIGRLARDRNMTELAYLVRYDMAYRDLVVEKKLADDSLLAFLFGYPLKATIKRFGIALADQALEAG, encoded by the coding sequence GTGAGCCGGAAGCATGGCCAGCCTTTTCAACCGGCGAATTGCCGGAGATGCGGCCTTTGTTGCCGGAAGGGCGGCCCCTGTCTTCATTTTGAGGACCGGGAATTGGTCGAACGCGGGGCCATTCTTCTGTCCGATCTGTTTACGATACGCCGGGGAGAGCCGGCCCGGGATAATATCGGTGATCGTGTCGTGTGCGTGAAAGAGGATATCATTAAAATCAGGAGCCGGCCTTTTACGACGACCTGTCTTTTTTTCCGGGAAAAGGATCATGCCTGCGCCGTTTATTCTTCGCGCCCTCTGGAATGCCGGAAACTTCAATGCTGGGATACGAAAGCCATAGCGGATGTTTACGATACCGGACGACTGCAGCGTCAGGATCTGCTGGAGGAAAAACCGGAACTACTGGCGGCAACAGCGGCCCATCAGGAGATATGCGATTACGGTCGTATCGGCCGGTTGGCTCGCGACCGGAACATGACGGAACTGGCCTATCTGGTGCGGTATGACATGGCCTATCGCGATCTGGTGGTGGAGAAAAAGCTGGCGGACGATTCTCTTCTGGCGTTTTTGTTCGGATATCCATTGAAGGCAACAATAAAAAGGTTTGGTATAGCGCTTGCGGACCAGGCTTTAGAGGCCGGATAG
- a CDS encoding DUF4198 domain-containing protein, whose amino-acid sequence MKAEKMIVCAMGLLLCAMTGPASAHFGMVIPSDSMVMQGDPRSVTVTVSFSHPFEGVGMELAPPRQFMVLNDNKKEDLKPQLKKISVMGQTGWQMPYTVKKPGAYAFCMEPEPYWEPAEDCFIAHYTKTVVAAFGDDEGWDEPTGLKTEIVPLSKPFGLYAGNVFQGVVLLNGKPVPGAEVEVEYYNKDKKATAPSDYMITQTIKADPNGVFTYAAPVAGWWGFAALNPADYQIEHDGVKKDVELGGVIWVEFLDWRR is encoded by the coding sequence ATGAAAGCTGAAAAAATGATTGTATGCGCGATGGGCTTGCTGCTTTGTGCCATGACCGGACCGGCTTCGGCTCATTTCGGCATGGTGATCCCGTCGGATTCCATGGTAATGCAGGGTGATCCCCGTTCGGTAACGGTCACTGTGTCCTTTTCCCATCCGTTTGAAGGCGTAGGCATGGAACTGGCGCCGCCCCGACAATTCATGGTCCTTAATGATAATAAAAAGGAGGATCTCAAACCCCAGTTGAAGAAAATCAGCGTCATGGGTCAGACCGGCTGGCAGATGCCGTATACCGTGAAAAAACCCGGCGCATATGCCTTTTGCATGGAACCGGAGCCCTACTGGGAGCCGGCGGAAGATTGCTTTATTGCCCATTATACCAAGACCGTGGTGGCCGCGTTCGGTGATGATGAAGGCTGGGACGAACCAACGGGCCTGAAGACGGAAATCGTTCCCCTGTCTAAGCCTTTCGGGTTATATGCCGGCAATGTTTTTCAGGGCGTGGTCCTTCTGAACGGCAAGCCGGTGCCGGGCGCGGAAGTCGAGGTGGAATACTACAATAAGGACAAGAAGGCGACCGCCCCGTCGGATTACATGATTACCCAGACCATCAAGGCTGATCCCAACGGCGTTTTTACTTATGCCGCGCCCGTGGCAGGGTGGTGGGGATTTGCCGCGCTCAATCCGGCGGACTACCAGATCGAACATGACGGCGTTAAAAAGGACGTTGAACTGGGCGGCGTCATCTGGGTTGAATTTTTAGACTGGCGCAGATAG
- the cbiM gene encoding cobalt transporter CbiM — translation MHISEGILSWQVLAGSGAIALAGTAVGIKTMDPEKVARTGILSATFFVASLIHIPLGPSSVHLILNGLVGVILGWSAFPAIFVALLLQAIMFQFGGLTTLGVNTLIMAIPAVSCCYVFRWLNRSAFLQVAAAFACGMLAIVISALLAAAALVFSEKNFQELAVMIIVAHVPVIILEGIVTGFAIAFLKKVKPALLL, via the coding sequence ATGCATATTTCCGAAGGTATTCTTTCCTGGCAGGTGCTGGCAGGCAGCGGCGCGATCGCCCTGGCCGGGACAGCCGTGGGGATTAAAACCATGGATCCTGAAAAAGTGGCCCGAACCGGCATCCTGTCGGCGACATTTTTCGTGGCCTCTCTGATCCATATCCCTTTGGGCCCGAGCAGCGTTCACCTGATTTTAAACGGTCTGGTCGGCGTGATTCTGGGGTGGTCGGCTTTCCCGGCCATTTTTGTCGCCCTGCTGCTTCAGGCCATCATGTTTCAGTTCGGCGGGCTTACCACCCTGGGCGTCAATACCCTGATCATGGCCATACCGGCCGTGTCCTGCTGCTATGTTTTCCGATGGCTGAACCGAAGCGCTTTTCTGCAGGTGGCGGCGGCGTTTGCCTGCGGCATGCTGGCCATTGTCATCAGTGCGCTGCTGGCCGCGGCGGCCCTGGTCTTTTCCGAAAAGAATTTTCAGGAACTGGCGGTCATGATCATTGTTGCCCATGTGCCGGTAATTATTCTTGAAGGGATCGTCACGGGATTTGCCATTGCTTTTTTAAAAAAGGTAAAGCCGGCTCTGCTGCTCTGA
- the cbiQ gene encoding cobalt ECF transporter T component CbiQ: MIGEPFASGNSLIHRTDPRIRLIVAVLFSFTVALCFHFPALLASLAAAVILVLLARLNPVSLFRRLLPVNGFVLLLWLFLPWTWGGDPLLRVSGLEISRQGVTMAAILTIKCNVILMLLVTLVSTMSFVTMGHALHRLRLPDRFVALFVLTYRYIFVIEQEYERIIRAVKIRGFVPRTTIHSYRTYAYIVGMLFVRATERAERVYFAMRCRGYNGRFHSLAEFPSSRSAFLFFLIMISVIAGVGYLEWR; the protein is encoded by the coding sequence ATGATCGGCGAACCGTTTGCCTCCGGAAATTCACTGATTCATCGGACCGATCCCCGGATCCGTCTCATTGTCGCGGTGCTGTTTTCTTTTACCGTGGCCCTCTGTTTCCATTTTCCCGCGCTGCTGGCCTCTCTTGCCGCCGCCGTGATTCTGGTCTTACTGGCACGGCTCAATCCGGTTTCCCTTTTCAGACGACTGCTTCCGGTAAACGGGTTTGTGCTTCTGCTCTGGCTTTTTCTGCCCTGGACCTGGGGCGGTGATCCGCTGCTGCGCGTCAGCGGCCTTGAAATTAGCCGGCAGGGAGTGACCATGGCGGCGATCCTGACGATTAAATGCAATGTGATTCTGATGCTGCTGGTGACCCTTGTGTCGACCATGTCGTTCGTTACCATGGGGCATGCCCTTCATCGGTTGCGGCTGCCCGACCGGTTTGTGGCCTTGTTTGTGCTGACCTATCGTTATATTTTTGTCATCGAGCAGGAGTATGAGCGGATTATCCGGGCCGTTAAAATCAGGGGGTTTGTCCCGCGGACGACGATTCATTCCTACCGGACCTATGCGTATATCGTCGGCATGCTGTTTGTCCGGGCCACGGAAAGGGCGGAGCGGGTTTATTTTGCCATGCGTTGCCGTGGCTATAACGGCCGTTTTCACAGCCTGGCGGAGTTTCCTTCTTCCCGTTCCGCTTTTTTGTTTTTTTTGATAATGATTTCGGTAATTGCCGGTGTCGGTTACCTGGAATGGAGATAG
- a CDS encoding energy-coupling factor ABC transporter ATP-binding protein, with protein sequence MSHQRQPVIELSGIEFSYPGADPVFRGLDFSFFSGDRVGLLAPNGSGKTTFFLMIMGLIRPDKGEVKIFGQPARREKDFVRIRQRIGLLFQDADDQLFCPTVLEDVAFGPMNMGKPKSEAMEIARKTLAFLGLTGYEDKITFQLSGGEKRLVSLAAVLAMKPEVLLLDEPLTGLDIRTRKIIPDILRQIDLSYIIISHNIDFLLSTTRAIYTLDQGKIILDPHVHHHQHEHAHLFGDRPHQH encoded by the coding sequence ATGAGCCATCAACGTCAGCCTGTCATTGAATTATCGGGTATCGAATTTTCCTATCCCGGCGCCGACCCGGTTTTCAGAGGGCTTGATTTTTCTTTTTTCAGCGGCGACCGGGTGGGTCTGCTGGCGCCCAACGGCAGCGGCAAAACCACTTTTTTTCTCATGATCATGGGGTTGATCAGGCCGGATAAGGGAGAGGTGAAAATTTTCGGCCAGCCGGCGCGCCGGGAAAAGGATTTTGTCCGTATCCGGCAACGGATCGGGCTGCTGTTCCAGGACGCGGACGACCAGCTGTTCTGCCCAACGGTGCTGGAGGATGTGGCGTTCGGCCCGATGAATATGGGAAAGCCTAAATCCGAAGCCATGGAAATCGCCAGAAAAACCCTGGCATTTCTCGGCCTGACCGGCTACGAGGATAAAATCACCTTCCAGTTGTCCGGCGGAGAAAAGCGGCTGGTTTCCCTGGCCGCCGTCCTGGCCATGAAGCCGGAGGTGCTGCTGCTCGATGAACCGCTGACCGGACTGGATATCCGGACGCGCAAGATCATTCCGGATATCCTGCGGCAGATCGATCTGTCCTATATCATCATTTCGCATAACATTGATTTCCTGCTGTCGACAACTCGCGCCATCTATACCCTCGATCAGGGGAAAATCATTCTGGATCCTCACGTTCATCACCATCAGCACGAACATGCCCACCTGTTCGGTGACCGTCCTCATCAGCACTGA
- a CDS encoding cold-shock protein: protein MADGVVKWFNEKKGFGFIAVDESNDVFVHYSAISMSGFKTLSEGDRVSFEIEDTDRGPAARNVVRA from the coding sequence TTGGCAGACGGGGTCGTAAAATGGTTTAATGAAAAAAAAGGGTTTGGGTTTATTGCGGTAGATGAAAGCAATGATGTTTTTGTTCATTATTCCGCAATCAGCATGTCCGGATTTAAAACGCTGTCGGAGGGGGACCGGGTTTCGTTTGAAATCGAGGATACCGACAGGGGACCTGCCGCCAGGAATGTCGTCAGGGCCTGA
- a CDS encoding formylglycine-generating enzyme family protein, which yields MKIKGVILFFAIILCLAACSVFKTTPEDLISNEFRMDFVYIPPGTFVMGSPSYAAVRFDDETEHRVEITNGFYMQKTEVTQGQWKQVMTENPSIFQFKEHGDDYPVENVSWNDAQEFVKRLNDAEGSQKYRLPTEAEWEYVCRLGSSRGPFGDVAGLSDISRIIKRGIKIVTFDLFSTGDCLSTDQANYDGNYPLLGCKKGVFREITMPVASFPPNKLGLYDLHGNVNEWCQDGYEKYAVKHKTFPMYKTVDSPDEPKGGKYKVYRGGSWMSSAKYCRCAFRGREAPDYRNETLGLRLVKMLDE from the coding sequence ATGAAAATCAAAGGTGTGATATTATTTTTCGCGATAATATTGTGTCTTGCCGCCTGTTCGGTCTTTAAGACAACCCCGGAAGATCTGATCTCCAATGAGTTCCGGATGGATTTTGTGTATATTCCTCCGGGAACCTTTGTCATGGGCAGCCCTTCTTATGCCGCCGTCCGGTTTGACGATGAAACGGAACACCGGGTTGAAATCACCAACGGATTTTACATGCAGAAAACCGAAGTCACCCAGGGACAATGGAAACAGGTGATGACGGAAAATCCATCCATCTTTCAATTCAAGGAACACGGCGACGATTATCCCGTCGAGAACGTTTCCTGGAATGACGCCCAGGAGTTTGTCAAGCGGCTCAACGACGCCGAAGGATCCCAGAAGTATCGCCTGCCCACCGAGGCTGAATGGGAATATGTCTGCCGGCTGGGATCGTCCCGGGGTCCGTTTGGTGATGTGGCCGGGCTGTCGGATATTTCCAGGATCATCAAAAGGGGGATCAAAATCGTGACCTTTGATCTTTTTTCCACCGGGGATTGCCTGTCCACCGATCAGGCCAATTATGACGGTAATTATCCGCTGCTCGGCTGCAAAAAAGGGGTGTTCCGCGAGATAACCATGCCGGTGGCGAGTTTTCCTCCCAACAAACTGGGCCTTTATGATCTTCATGGTAACGTCAATGAATGGTGCCAGGACGGTTATGAAAAATACGCTGTCAAGCACAAGACGTTTCCGATGTACAAAACCGTCGATTCACCCGATGAACCCAAAGGCGGAAAATATAAAGTTTACCGGGGGGGGAGCTGGATGTCCAGCGCCAAGTATTGCCGATGCGCCTTCCGGGGACGTGAAGCGCCCGATTACAGGAATGAAACTTTAGGCCTCCGCCTGGTTAAAATGCTGGATGAGTAG